The Alkalihalobacillus sp. LMS6 genomic interval CAGCAATGTCCATTAAGACAGGCGTTGCTTCCACACAAAAGCGACAAGTAGGTGAAAAGAAGTACACAATCGCATCTTCACCGTTCTCCAGTTTTTCCTCTAGTTCGTCTGGCAGAATAACGTTTTGATAGTTCGGGTCATCAAGTTGGTCAATTGTTGCAGGATCTAAATCATCCGTATCGTACTGCGTATTATTTTCAAGTTGCTGACTTTGCCCCATATTTTGAATGACAATTAAAAT includes:
- a CDS encoding thioredoxin family protein, whose translation is MKKLLWIGGAVVAVFIILIVIQNMGQSQQLENNTQYDTDDLDPATIDQLDDPNYQNVILPDELEEKLENGEDAIVYFFSPTCRFCVEATPVLMDIADDEDVYIDQYNVLEYESASYGIQSTPTLIAFEDGQEVRRVTGNQEAETFRAFLNGEEPPEAE